The Methylosinus trichosporium OB3b genome includes the window GCGACTGGCCCGAAATCTCGTGGTGAGCGTCGGCGGCTCCGTTCACGTGCCCGAGTGCTTCCGGCCCTTCGCGAGCGATGCACGGATCTTTCATTCCCACAACTATCTGCGCAGCATCGAAGCGAACGCGGAGGCTCGGACGATCGCGATCATCGGCGCGGGCCAGAGCGCCGCCGAGATATTCATGGACCTGCACGGCCGGCCCAACGCCCCCCAGATCGACCTCATCGCGCGCGCGCGGGCGATCAGGCCGTCCGACGACAGTCCATTCGTCAACGAGATATTCAACGCGGACTTCGTCGACCATATGTTCAGCCGCGCGCCGGCGGAGCGCCTGGAAATGCTTCGCGAGTTCCGCCATACCAACTACGCCTGCCCGGACCTGGAGCTCATCCAGCAGATATTCGGCGTCCTCTACGAACAGAAGGTCAAGGAGCAGACGCGTCATCGATTGCTGCGCCGACATGAGGTCAGGAGTGTTCGCGCCGCCGATGACGGCGTACATCTCACGCTCTTCGACCGTAACAGCGAGCGCGCCAGCACCGTTCGATATGACGCCGTGGTCTTGGCCACCGGCTATGAGCGTGAATATCACAAGACAATGCTCACGTCCGTGGCTCCCTATCTCGGCGATTTCGAAATCGATCGCCACTATCGCATCAAGACGTCCTCACACTTCCGTCCAGCCGTCTTCGTGCAGGGCGCCAGCGAGCCGACGCATGGCCTGAGCGACACGTTGCTGTCCGTGACCGCCGTGCGCACGGGCGAGATCGGCGACGCATTGCTGGCGACGGCGCAGCCTTCCGAGCGCCAGATAGCTGTCGGGGTCCATTGACCGAGGGAATTGATTATGTCGACTCCCGTCGTCTCGACCACCCGCACGGTCACCGGAAAATGCGACGAGCTCGCGCTCCGGCACAATGCGCTGACTCACCCCTACACGCTGGCGCCGAACCCCTTGTTGGAACGCCAAGCCGCGCGCGAATCCAATGCGCGAAGCTATCCACGCCGCATACCCCTGGCGCTCAAGCGGGCGCATGGGATCTATGTGGAAGATGTCGAAGGCCGCATCTTCATCGACTGTTTGGCCGGCGCCGGCACATTGGCGCTGGGGCACAATCATCCTGTCGTCATCGAAGCGATTCAGCAGGTCATGAAGGACGGCCTACCGCTGCACACATTGGATTTGACGACGCCGATCAAGGACCGCTTCATTCAAGACCTGTTCGACATCCTGCCTGTGGATTTCGCGCGTGACGCCAAAGTGCAGTTTTGCGGCCCGACCGGCTCCGATGCGGTCGAAGCCGCCTTGAAGCTGGTGAAGACGGCGACAGGCAGCGGCACGATCTTGGCTTTCCATGGAGCGTACCATGGGATGACGCAAGGCGCTCTTCAGCTGATGGGAAGCCTGGGCCCGAAGAAACCGCTGAATTCCATCCAGCACGGCGTGCAGTTCTTGCCCTACCCTTACGACTATCGATGCCCCTTCGGCCTCGGCGGGGAAGCCGGCGTGCGGGCCGGCCTGCATTACATCGACACCGTTCTGAACGATCCCGAATGCGGCGTGCCACGCGCCGCTGGCATGATCTTCGAGGCGATCCAGGGCGAAGGCGGGGTCATTCCGGCCCCGGACGCTTGGATTCGCGGCATTCGCGAGCTGACGGCCAAAGCCGATGTTCCGCTCATCGTCGACGAGGTACAATCCGGCTTCTGTCGCACGGGCAAGATGTTCGCCTTCGAGCATGCCGGGGTCACGCCCGACGTGGTGACGCTCTCCAAGGCGATCGGCGGCAGCCTGCCGCTGTCGGTGGTGGTCTATCGAGGCGAACTCGATCAGTGGGCGCCCGGCGCGCACGCAGGCACCTTCCGCGGCAATCAGATGGCCATGGCGGCGGGCTCCGCGACAATCCGGTTCCTGCGCGCGGAGAGGCTTCACGAGCACGCCCGGCAAGTCGGCGAGCGCCTCGCCAGCGGCCTCCGGCAATTGCAGAGCTATTTCCCGCAGATCGGCGACGTGCGCGGTCGGGGCCTGATGATCGGGGTCGAGATTGTCGATCCCGAAGGAGGTCGCCGAGACAATGCCTCGCGGCCGCCGCCGACCACCCCCGCGCTCGCGCGCGCCATCCAGAACGAATGTCTGCGACGAGGGCTGATCATCGAGCTCGGGGGCCGACACGGCAGCGTGATTCGCTTCCTCCCTCCTCTCGTCATCACCGAGCGGCAGATCGATCACGTGCTCGAGATCTTCACGATCTCGCTTCAAACCGCTACCAAATTCAGCTGCGTCGAGAATTTCATCTATGAGGAGATGGGCGTGAGAGAGTGACGCGCTCGCCGCGGCGAGCGAGAAATTCGAGACCCGGCGTCGGCCGTCTCGTCACCGGTCGGCGCTCCGATCCGAACAAGATCCGCATTCCTTCTGCGCGGTCGCTTCGCGGCAATGCTTCAGCGCGTCACGGATCATGAAGTTGACGAGCGTCGGCGAGACATTCAGCTGCTTGGCGA containing:
- a CDS encoding aspartate aminotransferase family protein — translated: MSTPVVSTTRTVTGKCDELALRHNALTHPYTLAPNPLLERQAARESNARSYPRRIPLALKRAHGIYVEDVEGRIFIDCLAGAGTLALGHNHPVVIEAIQQVMKDGLPLHTLDLTTPIKDRFIQDLFDILPVDFARDAKVQFCGPTGSDAVEAALKLVKTATGSGTILAFHGAYHGMTQGALQLMGSLGPKKPLNSIQHGVQFLPYPYDYRCPFGLGGEAGVRAGLHYIDTVLNDPECGVPRAAGMIFEAIQGEGGVIPAPDAWIRGIRELTAKADVPLIVDEVQSGFCRTGKMFAFEHAGVTPDVVTLSKAIGGSLPLSVVVYRGELDQWAPGAHAGTFRGNQMAMAAGSATIRFLRAERLHEHARQVGERLASGLRQLQSYFPQIGDVRGRGLMIGVEIVDPEGGRRDNASRPPPTTPALARAIQNECLRRGLIIELGGRHGSVIRFLPPLVITERQIDHVLEIFTISLQTATKFSCVENFIYEEMGVRE
- a CDS encoding lysine N(6)-hydroxylase/L-ornithine N(5)-oxygenase family protein, producing MLIYDVLGIGFGPSNIALAIALEEKRQGGASNIDMMFIERQKSFTWHPNMLLDHAHMQISFLKDLATLRNPTSRFTFVNYLHEKQRLQDFINLKTFFPSRHEFCDYFAWAAAQFQDRCVYGEEVFDVLPEKRGGEIALLRVRSRDRSGEVHERLARNLVVSVGGSVHVPECFRPFASDARIFHSHNYLRSIEANAEARTIAIIGAGQSAAEIFMDLHGRPNAPQIDLIARARAIRPSDDSPFVNEIFNADFVDHMFSRAPAERLEMLREFRHTNYACPDLELIQQIFGVLYEQKVKEQTRHRLLRRHEVRSVRAADDGVHLTLFDRNSERASTVRYDAVVLATGYEREYHKTMLTSVAPYLGDFEIDRHYRIKTSSHFRPAVFVQGASEPTHGLSDTLLSVTAVRTGEIGDALLATAQPSERQIAVGVH